From a region of the Hypanus sabinus isolate sHypSab1 chromosome 2, sHypSab1.hap1, whole genome shotgun sequence genome:
- the LOC132382022 gene encoding mucin-3B-like — protein sequence MFHILIQGPRSTFSSTCHILIQGPHSTFSSRVHIPHSHSGSTFHILIQGPHSHPGYTFSSRVHILIQGPHFTYSSRVHIPHSHPGSTSSSRVHILIQGSHSHSRSTFSSRVHILIQGPHSTFSFRVHIPYSHPGSTLHILIQSPHSTFASGAHILIQGPHSTFSFRVHILHSHPGSTFHILIPGPHSPPGSTFHILIQGPHSTFSSRVHIAHSHPGPTFSSMVHILIQGPHSHPGSTVQILIQGPHCTFSSRVHILIQGPHSHPGSRVHILIQLTHSSSGSTFSSRVHILIQGPHSHPGSTFHILIQGPHSTFSSRVHILIQGPHSTFSSRLHILIQGPHSNSGSTFHILIQGPHSHPGSTF from the coding sequence atgtTCCACATTCtgatccagggtccacgttccacattctcatccacatgccacattctcatccagggtccacattccacattctcatccagggtccacattccacattctcattcagggtccacattccacattctcatccagggtccacattctcatccaggttacacattctcatccagggtccacattcttatccagggtccacatttcacatactcatccagggtccacattccacattctcatcctgggtccacatcctcatccagggtccacattctcatccagggttcACATTCTCATTCGCGGTCCACATTCTcgtccagggtccacattctcatccagggtccacattccacattctcattcagggtccacattccatattctcatccagggtccacattgcacattctcatccagagtccacattccacattcgcaTCTGGggcccacattctcatccagggtccacattccacattctcattcagggtccacattctacattctcatccagggtccacattccacattctcatcccgggtccacattctcctccagggtccacattccacattctcatccagggtccacattccacattctcatccagggtccacattgcacattctcatccagggcccacattctcatccatggtccacatcctcatccagggtccacattctcatccagggtccacagtccaaattctcatccagggtccacattgcacattctcatccagggtccacatcctcatccagggtccacattctcatccagggtccagagtccacattctcatccagcttACACATTCTTCTTCAGGGTCCACGTTCTCAtctagggtccacattctcatccagggtccacattctcatccagggtccacattccacattctcattcagggtccacattccacattctcatccagggtccacattctcatccagggtccacattccacattctcatccaggttacacattctcatccagggtccacattctaattcagggtccacattccacattctcatccagggtccacattctcatccagggtccacattctaa